In the genome of bacterium, one region contains:
- a CDS encoding DNA methyltransferase produces MNTNLVVEYVNASEIKPYKSNPKIHKNKQIQQIVNSISEFRFNNPILIDENNVIIAGHGRLLAANHLNMQQIPVIKLSHLSDAQKKAYRIADNKLTENGEWDFDLLKIEFEDLSHLELDFNLDITGFDTADIDVMLDDTLTRKEVKLDEKANAVPFISANEIVSQPGDIWQLGKHMIICGNSLEKETYTKLFGSEKANMIFTDPPYNVKVDGHVCGLGKIKHKEFYMASGEMSEEEFQNFLSGSFNLLKEFSKDGSLHYICMDWRHIKEIINAGSIYDEFKNLCVWNKDNGGMGSLYRSKHELIFIFKNGKQSHINNVELGSHGRYRTNVWDYPGANSFGRDKNNLKFHPTVKPVEMVKDAILDVTARNDIVLDAFLGSGTTLIAAEKSGRVCYGIELEALYIDTTIRRWESLTGSSALNLSSGKTYRELSEEKQNAKEN; encoded by the coding sequence ATGAATACCAACTTGGTTGTAGAATACGTCAACGCTTCAGAAATCAAACCTTACAAGTCAAATCCCAAAATTCACAAAAACAAGCAAATTCAGCAGATAGTGAATTCCATTTCTGAGTTCAGGTTCAACAATCCCATTCTGATTGATGAAAACAACGTGATTATCGCAGGGCACGGAAGATTATTGGCTGCCAATCACCTGAACATGCAGCAAATTCCTGTGATTAAACTCTCGCATCTTTCCGATGCTCAGAAAAAAGCTTATAGAATAGCTGATAATAAGTTGACCGAAAACGGTGAATGGGATTTTGACCTGTTAAAAATCGAGTTTGAAGACTTAAGCCATCTTGAACTTGATTTTAATCTGGACATAACAGGTTTTGATACTGCTGATATTGACGTTATGCTTGATGATACACTCACCCGCAAAGAAGTTAAGCTTGATGAAAAAGCCAATGCCGTTCCGTTTATCTCTGCAAATGAAATAGTTTCTCAGCCGGGCGACATCTGGCAATTAGGCAAACACATGATAATCTGCGGCAATTCTTTAGAAAAAGAAACTTATACTAAGCTTTTTGGTAGCGAAAAAGCGAATATGATTTTTACAGACCCGCCGTATAACGTCAAAGTCGACGGACATGTCTGCGGATTAGGTAAAATCAAACATAAAGAATTTTACATGGCATCAGGAGAGATGTCAGAAGAAGAATTCCAAAATTTTCTGTCCGGAAGTTTCAACCTGCTGAAAGAATTCTCAAAAGACGGTTCTCTGCACTATATCTGTATGGACTGGCGGCACATTAAAGAAATAATTAATGCCGGAAGTATTTATGATGAATTTAAGAACCTCTGCGTTTGGAATAAAGACAACGGCGGAATGGGATCTTTATACAGGTCAAAGCATGAGCTGATTTTTATCTTTAAAAATGGCAAACAATCTCACATAAATAATGTTGAACTTGGCTCGCACGGCAGATACAGGACAAATGTCTGGGATTATCCCGGGGCAAATTCTTTCGGCAGAGACAAAAACAATCTTAAATTTCACCCGACCGTCAAACCCGTTGAAATGGTCAAAGACGCTATTTTAGATGTTACAGCCCGGAATGATATTGTACTGGATGCCTTTTTAGGTTCAGGTACAACTTTAATAGCGGCGGAAAAATCCGGCAGAGTTTGCTACGGCATAGAACTTGAAGCTCTCTACATTGACACAACAATCCGCCGATGGGAAAGCTTAACCGGTTCTTCTGCCCTAAATTTATCTTCAGGCAAAACTTACAGGGAATTATCGGAGGAAAAACAAAATGCCAAAGAAAACTAA
- a CDS encoding DUF5681 domain-containing protein: MPKKTKNSENSDNYEVGYKKPPKDSQFKPGESGNKKGRPKDSKNTYAMLNEVLVQKISIKENGRDLRIPKKLAMIMQLVNKAVKGDVKAINSLLPHMLMADAKEEDKNKILASISQDDRDIITNYLKNISDFDGTEEVNNND, translated from the coding sequence ATGCCAAAGAAAACTAAAAATTCAGAAAATTCCGACAATTACGAAGTTGGTTACAAGAAACCTCCAAAAGATTCACAATTCAAACCCGGGGAGTCCGGTAATAAAAAAGGCAGGCCCAAAGACAGCAAAAACACTTATGCAATGTTAAACGAAGTTTTAGTGCAAAAAATCAGCATAAAAGAAAACGGCAGGGATTTAAGAATCCCCAAAAAACTGGCAATGATTATGCAGCTTGTAAATAAAGCTGTTAAAGGAGATGTAAAAGCCATAAATTCGCTATTGCCACATATGTTGATGGCTGATGCGAAAGAAGAAGATAAAAACAAGATTCTGGCATCCATTAGCCAAGATGACCGGGACATAATCACAAATTATTTAAAAAATATTTCTGATTTTGACGGAACAGAAGAGGTAAACAACAATGATTAA
- the terL gene encoding phage terminase large subunit, whose amino-acid sequence MINDNKALLNSILRINFKSFVEKVFKEVSPNAQYLDNWHIEVICHELMDLLENRENRLIINIPPRYMKSIICSIAFPAFILGHNPKASVIVVSYADELASKLALDCKKVMESGWYQELFPDTKLSKKSVNDFETIKGGCRYATSINGTLTGRGADYIIIDDPMKPMDAYSDLLRDKTNDWYGNTLYSRLNNKKDGKIIVVMQRLHEEDLTGYLLETDPNFRHIKISAIAEVDECWMAIDRITGLEKRFYRKQNDPLHPEREDLAKLYQAKEYMGEYNFAGQYQQNPAPREGGVIKKKWLQYYSINELFNAIEREEIKVKCIIQSWDTANKIAQHNDYSVCITILRDEKDRNYVLDVYREKLEFPFLIKKIAQMHNDAKEKYKHRIEVLIEDQASGTSLIQTLKQDFKIYPKGIKPEYDKETRLISVSNLIENGNCLFPDDKPNWWLDFEQEILRFPKSKHDDQCDALSQALNEKVYGSSEFEYLSRPRSKTATDRLFEGYYTAPDWDLM is encoded by the coding sequence ATGATTAATGATAATAAAGCTTTATTAAATTCCATCCTTCGAATTAACTTTAAATCCTTTGTAGAAAAGGTTTTTAAAGAAGTTTCCCCGAATGCTCAATATCTTGACAACTGGCATATTGAAGTAATTTGCCATGAACTTATGGATCTGCTGGAAAACCGAGAAAACCGCCTGATAATTAACATTCCGCCACGGTATATGAAATCAATAATCTGCTCCATCGCATTTCCGGCATTTATCTTAGGGCATAATCCCAAAGCTTCCGTTATTGTTGTCAGCTACGCCGATGAACTCGCTTCAAAACTTGCGCTTGATTGCAAAAAAGTTATGGAAAGCGGTTGGTACCAAGAACTTTTTCCTGATACAAAATTATCAAAGAAATCCGTAAATGACTTTGAAACAATAAAAGGCGGGTGCCGGTATGCAACTTCAATTAACGGAACACTTACAGGAAGAGGTGCAGATTACATTATTATCGATGACCCGATGAAACCGATGGATGCATACTCGGATTTATTACGGGATAAAACAAATGATTGGTACGGAAATACTTTGTACTCAAGGCTTAATAACAAGAAAGACGGGAAAATAATTGTTGTTATGCAAAGACTTCACGAAGAAGACCTCACAGGTTACCTGCTGGAAACAGACCCGAATTTTAGACATATTAAAATCTCTGCTATCGCTGAAGTTGATGAATGCTGGATGGCTATAGACAGAATTACCGGCTTAGAGAAAAGATTTTACAGAAAGCAAAACGACCCGCTGCATCCTGAAAGGGAAGATTTAGCGAAATTATATCAGGCAAAAGAATATATGGGCGAGTATAACTTCGCCGGGCAGTACCAGCAAAACCCTGCACCACGCGAAGGAGGTGTAATTAAAAAGAAATGGCTTCAGTATTACAGCATAAATGAGCTGTTTAATGCTATTGAACGTGAAGAAATCAAGGTTAAATGCATTATTCAATCCTGGGATACAGCTAATAAAATTGCTCAGCATAATGATTATTCAGTCTGTATAACTATACTTAGGGATGAAAAAGACAGGAATTATGTGCTGGATGTTTACAGGGAAAAGCTGGAGTTCCCTTTCCTGATCAAAAAAATTGCACAAATGCATAACGATGCAAAAGAGAAGTATAAGCACAGAATAGAGGTTTTGATTGAAGATCAGGCTTCCGGCACAAGCCTGATTCAAACACTAAAGCAGGATTTCAAGATTTACCCGAAAGGCATCAAGCCGGAATATGACAAGGAAACCAGACTGATTTCCGTTTCAAACTTAATAGAGAATGGCAACTGCCTGTTTCCTGACGACAAGCCAAATTGGTGGCTTGATTTTGAGCAGGAAATCTTGAGATTCCCGAAATCAAAACATGATGACCAGTGCGACGCTCTAAGCCAAGCACTAAACGAGAAAGTATACGGATCCTCTGAATTTGAATATCTTTCTCGCCCCAGATCCAAAACTGCAACAGACAGGCTTTTCGAAGGTTATTACACGGCACCTGACTGGGATTTAATGTAG
- a CDS encoding DUF2924 domain-containing protein, with amino-acid sequence MTETIEELQCLSREELIKKWKKIFKTNSPQHARKEFLIKHILWELNAKEKGGYSSQTKKQLDKLAEKFAKKQEVNENDIKESCKQSSVLEIKAGTKLIREYKGEKHEVISIDKGFKYKDKPYKSLSAIANEITGTRWNGKVFFGVKK; translated from the coding sequence GTGACGGAAACGATAGAAGAGTTACAATGCTTATCAAGAGAAGAATTGATCAAAAAATGGAAGAAAATTTTCAAAACAAATTCTCCGCAGCATGCAAGAAAAGAATTCCTGATAAAACATATTTTATGGGAGCTTAATGCAAAAGAAAAAGGCGGTTATTCTTCTCAAACTAAAAAACAGCTTGATAAACTTGCAGAGAAATTTGCTAAAAAGCAGGAAGTTAATGAAAATGATATTAAAGAATCCTGTAAACAAAGTTCTGTTTTGGAAATAAAAGCAGGAACAAAGCTCATAAGAGAATATAAAGGGGAGAAACACGAAGTAATTTCTATTGATAAAGGTTTTAAATACAAAGATAAGCCATATAAAAGCCTTTCAGCCATAGCAAATGAAATAACAGGCACAAGATGGAACGGTAAAGTTTTCTTCGGAGTAAAAAAATGA
- a CDS encoding recombinase family protein — MKEIKKKTIRCAIYTRKSSEEGLEQDFNSLDAQREACESYIKSQQHEGWVLVDKQYNDGGISGGTLERPALKELFKDIETGEIDTVVVYKIDRLTRSLMDFSKIVELFDKKSVSFVSITQQFNTTTSMGRLTLNILLSFAQFEREVSGERTRDKIAASKKKGLWMSGKSPIGYEIKDKKLVPDKKYLPTVEIIFEKYLELKSVPELKKYLEENNIETRTEKYFSKGNLYHILQNKTYIGLITHKDNIYNGEHDGIIDKYTFRKTQELLSKNRIRQKSSINSTNPSLLAGKIFDDKDNYMSPSHSNKKGKRYRYYVSQAIIQSRKQEAGSVSKIPAGEIETVVAEEIKTFLSNPKNIQHYILDFDIHKQKIILSKVSKLELKNNFIRTILSKVVLYKEKVEIILCKEQLLKALESITYDKPFPEELKEETKEPIFITQQIRISATANKGSVLIISDSKKTEININPQLIKAIAKSYYWNDLLLTGEAKSSIDIQKIEKLGSKTYINNILELRFLAADIVDRILNGTQPRDLTVGKLFKIRTLDWEEQRRILQFEKSPRKMQTENFA, encoded by the coding sequence ATGAAAGAAATAAAGAAAAAAACTATTCGCTGTGCAATTTACACAAGAAAATCCTCAGAAGAAGGCTTGGAACAGGATTTTAACTCCCTTGATGCACAAAGAGAAGCCTGCGAATCATATATTAAATCCCAGCAGCACGAAGGCTGGGTTCTTGTTGATAAGCAGTATAACGACGGTGGTATTTCGGGTGGAACTTTGGAAAGACCCGCACTTAAAGAACTTTTTAAAGATATTGAAACAGGCGAAATTGATACAGTTGTAGTTTACAAGATAGACAGGCTTACCCGCTCATTAATGGATTTTTCTAAAATTGTTGAATTATTTGATAAAAAATCAGTTTCATTTGTTTCAATTACCCAGCAGTTCAATACTACAACCAGCATGGGAAGGTTGACTCTCAATATTCTTCTATCTTTCGCCCAATTTGAAAGAGAAGTTTCAGGCGAAAGAACAAGAGACAAAATAGCCGCTTCAAAGAAAAAAGGTCTCTGGATGAGCGGAAAATCTCCCATCGGTTATGAAATAAAAGATAAAAAACTCGTTCCTGACAAAAAATACTTGCCGACTGTTGAAATAATTTTTGAAAAATATCTTGAATTAAAAAGCGTACCGGAGTTAAAAAAATATCTTGAAGAAAATAATATTGAAACCAGAACAGAGAAATATTTCAGTAAAGGTAATTTGTATCATATTCTGCAAAACAAAACATACATCGGTTTAATAACGCACAAAGATAATATTTATAACGGCGAGCATGATGGAATTATTGATAAATATACTTTTCGAAAAACTCAGGAACTCTTATCAAAAAACAGAATCAGGCAAAAAAGTTCAATAAACTCCACAAATCCTTCACTGCTGGCAGGCAAAATTTTTGATGACAAAGATAACTACATGAGCCCAAGCCACAGCAATAAAAAAGGCAAAAGATACAGATACTATGTCAGTCAGGCTATTATTCAATCCAGAAAACAAGAAGCCGGTTCAGTTTCAAAAATCCCTGCCGGAGAAATTGAAACCGTTGTTGCAGAAGAAATAAAAACTTTTCTTTCTAATCCTAAAAATATTCAGCACTATATTTTGGACTTTGATATACACAAGCAAAAAATAATATTATCAAAAGTTTCAAAACTTGAATTAAAAAATAATTTTATTCGGACAATACTATCAAAAGTAGTTTTATACAAAGAAAAAGTTGAAATTATTCTCTGTAAAGAACAACTGTTAAAAGCATTAGAATCCATAACTTATGATAAACCTTTCCCTGAAGAATTAAAGGAAGAAACAAAAGAACCGATATTTATAACTCAGCAAATTCGCATATCGGCAACAGCTAATAAAGGAAGTGTTTTAATAATCTCAGATTCTAAAAAAACAGAAATTAATATTAATCCTCAATTAATAAAAGCAATAGCCAAAAGTTATTATTGGAACGACCTTTTACTAACAGGAGAAGCTAAAAGCAGTATTGATATACAAAAAATAGAAAAGCTTGGGAGCAAAACCTACATAAATAATATTCTTGAACTAAGATTTCTTGCCGCTGATATTGTTGATAGAATTTTAAACGGAACTCAGCCAAGGGATTTGACAGTAGGAAAATTATTCAAAATCAGAACTTTAGATTGGGAGGAACAAAGAAGGATATTGCAATTTGAAAAGTCACCACGAAAAATGCAGACAGAGAATTTTGCTTAA
- a CDS encoding Tex family protein: protein MDINKIIAQELGIKETSVNHTIELFNNDATIPFIARYRKEKTGGLDETQIKNIKERFEYYTELKKRKETIIKTIKEQGKLTPELETEILSCTEKQKLEDLYLPYKQKKRTKATIAKEKGLEPLADLIFAQLPTKTSREEILLKYINPEKGVKKQEEALSGALDIVAEKISDRADIRSSIRNIAYQQGLVVSKVKKEFKEQKTKFETYYDFSEPVKKSPSHRILAMQRGEKEGVLSWKLEVNEENALDIIDDKIIKNDDFIFYDDLLNAIEDSFKRLIFPSVETEVLNLKIEEAEKEAINVFSKNLKNLLLSPPAGDKMILALDPGFRTGCKVAVIDKNGNFAEYKAIFPNEPHNKKAESEALLLNFIKKYNVELISIGNGTASKETSSFVSEVIKKNNLNVKSIIVSEAGASVYSASDVAIKEFPELDVTVRGAISIGRRLQDPLAELVKIDPKSIGVGQYQHDVNQVQLNKALDLTVESAVNFVGVELNTASAELLSHVSGIGNVIALNIVKFRKENGNFKNRKQLLKVTKLGNKAYEQCAGFLRIRNCENPLDNSAIHPESYHIVEKMSKDLGIKTENLIGNDEEISKIKISQYVTEEIGLLTLQDIISELKKPGLDPRKEFSSLEFSSEINKIDDLEIGMELEGAVTNVTNFGAFVDLGVHQDGLIHISKLSNKFISNPHDVISVGETLKVRVVSIDKQLKRISLEKVF, encoded by the coding sequence TTGGATATAAACAAAATAATTGCTCAAGAACTTGGAATAAAAGAAACTTCAGTCAATCATACAATAGAATTGTTCAATAATGATGCCACAATTCCTTTTATAGCAAGGTATAGAAAGGAAAAAACAGGCGGACTGGATGAAACACAAATAAAAAACATAAAAGAACGCTTCGAATATTATACCGAATTAAAAAAAAGAAAAGAAACAATTATTAAAACCATCAAAGAACAGGGCAAGTTAACTCCTGAGCTCGAAACAGAAATTTTATCCTGCACTGAAAAACAAAAACTGGAAGATCTTTATCTTCCGTACAAACAAAAAAAGAGAACTAAAGCGACTATTGCAAAAGAAAAAGGACTAGAACCATTAGCAGACTTGATCTTTGCTCAATTACCGACAAAAACTTCCCGAGAAGAAATTTTATTAAAATACATAAATCCGGAAAAAGGTGTCAAAAAGCAGGAAGAGGCTTTATCCGGAGCTCTTGATATTGTTGCGGAAAAAATTTCAGACAGGGCTGATATCAGAAGCAGTATCAGAAATATAGCTTATCAACAGGGACTTGTTGTTTCTAAAGTCAAAAAAGAATTTAAAGAGCAAAAAACTAAGTTTGAAACTTATTATGATTTTTCTGAACCTGTCAAAAAATCGCCTTCTCATAGAATTCTTGCAATGCAAAGAGGCGAAAAAGAAGGCGTTTTAAGTTGGAAACTGGAAGTAAACGAAGAAAATGCCCTTGATATTATTGACGATAAAATTATTAAAAATGACGATTTTATTTTTTATGATGACCTTTTAAATGCAATAGAAGACAGCTTTAAACGCCTTATATTCCCTTCTGTAGAAACAGAAGTGCTAAATTTAAAAATAGAAGAGGCAGAAAAAGAAGCAATCAATGTGTTCTCTAAAAATCTCAAAAATCTGCTTTTATCCCCTCCTGCAGGTGATAAAATGATTTTAGCGTTAGATCCCGGCTTTAGAACAGGATGTAAAGTTGCAGTTATAGACAAAAACGGTAATTTTGCAGAGTATAAAGCCATATTTCCGAATGAACCCCACAACAAAAAAGCGGAATCCGAAGCCTTACTCCTTAATTTTATAAAAAAATACAATGTAGAGCTTATATCTATTGGTAACGGCACAGCTTCAAAAGAAACAAGTTCTTTTGTAAGTGAGGTTATCAAAAAAAATAATCTCAATGTTAAATCTATAATCGTGAGCGAAGCAGGGGCTTCTGTCTATTCGGCTTCTGATGTGGCGATTAAAGAATTTCCTGAACTTGATGTAACCGTAAGAGGCGCAATAAGCATAGGAAGACGGCTTCAAGACCCGCTTGCCGAGCTTGTTAAAATAGACCCTAAATCAATAGGTGTCGGGCAATATCAGCATGACGTTAATCAGGTTCAGCTTAATAAAGCACTTGATTTAACGGTTGAATCAGCCGTAAACTTTGTCGGTGTCGAATTAAATACAGCATCAGCAGAGTTATTATCACATGTTTCCGGAATTGGAAACGTGATTGCCTTAAATATAGTCAAATTCAGGAAAGAAAACGGTAATTTTAAAAACAGAAAGCAGTTATTAAAAGTAACAAAACTTGGAAATAAAGCTTATGAACAATGTGCAGGGTTTTTGAGGATAAGAAACTGCGAAAATCCGCTTGACAATTCTGCAATTCACCCTGAAAGCTATCATATAGTGGAAAAAATGTCGAAAGATCTGGGAATTAAAACAGAAAACTTAATCGGAAATGATGAAGAAATTTCCAAAATTAAAATTTCTCAATATGTTACGGAAGAAATAGGGCTTTTGACCTTGCAGGATATTATTAGCGAACTTAAAAAGCCGGGACTTGACCCGAGAAAAGAATTTTCAAGTCTTGAGTTCAGCTCTGAAATCAACAAGATTGATGATCTGGAAATTGGCATGGAGCTTGAAGGAGCTGTTACAAATGTTACGAACTTCGGAGCATTTGTTGATCTAGGAGTTCACCAAGACGGGCTCATTCATATTTCAAAGCTCAGTAATAAATTCATATCCAACCCTCATGATGTGATTTCGGTAGGCGAAACGCTAAAAGTCAGGGTTGTTTCCATTGACAAGCAACTTAAAAGGATTTCTCTCGAAAAAGTTTTTTAA
- a CDS encoding lipopolysaccharide kinase InaA family protein yields the protein MHITNHYLKINTQLILQNSRQNILNKSLTKDVLCFTGNSLQIGQCPNDLQNIDFSKLNTKSDGVIGVNEIGYLAEILKYSPVKSRNIYAIKRVWAPEKAKHQTANPIEQLKTEAQVYEKIKGFKNIPEFYFYNGDFGKSTKAQLNNYLVMGWVDGKQASSKGIFYDHALITNKKISKIFNLIEKFDEVGVIHNDLWAGNILFSKNNVNIIDFNRSYLVNPLTTKENNLIVFKERFLNRYFSDLFHRKGEQAFLDSYQKSLHLEVDYYKNKTKFYKKNNSIENTKLCFEKINELKNILKNPDLLKQKAIKTVFDTDNRCADIYAKYFEFDNYEADFHYKKALNVLKKYPEILGTDKINVLESNIKLTSNLKRFIESNSNSDNLSNIENIDKSLLLLNKNVYSKTERKKLYYIKYLQFCELHKKLESGENINNLKETYKDLLVVRTLKKHFSKFLKNQDGH from the coding sequence ATGCATATTACTAATCATTATTTAAAAATAAATACTCAACTTATACTGCAAAACAGCAGGCAAAACATACTTAATAAGTCATTAACAAAGGATGTGCTGTGTTTTACAGGTAATTCATTGCAAATAGGCCAATGTCCTAATGACTTGCAAAATATTGATTTTTCTAAATTAAATACAAAGAGCGATGGTGTTATAGGCGTTAACGAGATTGGTTATCTTGCAGAAATATTAAAATATTCACCGGTAAAAAGTAGAAATATTTATGCCATTAAACGTGTTTGGGCACCTGAAAAAGCAAAACATCAAACAGCCAACCCTATAGAACAATTAAAAACTGAAGCTCAAGTATATGAAAAAATAAAAGGCTTTAAAAATATACCTGAATTTTATTTCTATAACGGAGACTTTGGGAAAAGTACTAAAGCTCAATTAAATAATTATCTGGTTATGGGCTGGGTTGACGGTAAGCAAGCTTCATCTAAAGGTATTTTTTATGACCATGCTTTGATTACGAACAAAAAAATTAGCAAAATATTTAATTTAATAGAAAAATTTGACGAAGTTGGAGTTATTCATAATGACTTATGGGCAGGAAATATTTTGTTTTCTAAAAATAATGTTAATATTATTGATTTTAACAGGTCATATTTAGTTAACCCTTTAACCACAAAAGAAAACAATTTGATTGTATTCAAGGAGAGATTTCTAAACAGATATTTTTCGGATTTATTTCATAGAAAAGGAGAGCAGGCGTTTCTTGACAGCTATCAGAAGAGCTTGCATTTGGAAGTTGATTATTATAAAAATAAAACAAAATTCTACAAAAAAAATAATAGCATTGAAAATACAAAATTATGTTTTGAAAAAATTAACGAGTTAAAAAATATATTAAAAAATCCTGACTTGTTGAAACAAAAAGCAATAAAAACAGTTTTTGATACAGATAATAGATGTGCGGATATATATGCAAAATATTTCGAATTTGACAACTATGAAGCTGATTTTCACTATAAAAAAGCACTTAATGTCCTAAAAAAATACCCGGAAATATTGGGTACTGATAAAATTAATGTACTTGAATCAAATATTAAATTAACTTCAAATTTAAAAAGATTTATTGAATCAAACTCAAATTCTGACAATCTTAGTAATATAGAAAATATTGATAAGTCTCTTTTATTGCTGAATAAAAACGTCTATTCTAAAACGGAGAGAAAAAAGCTTTATTACATTAAATATTTGCAGTTTTGTGAATTACATAAAAAATTGGAGTCTGGAGAAAATATAAATAATCTGAAAGAAACTTATAAAGATTTGCTGGTAGTAAGAACCCTTAAAAAACATTTTAGTAAGTTCTTAAAGAACCAGGATGGGCATTAA